One genomic region from Paraburkholderia azotifigens encodes:
- a CDS encoding electron transfer flavoprotein-ubiquinone oxidoreductase: MTPASLIEQYGPRESMEYDVVIVGGGPAGLSAAIRLKQRAAEKGVEIGVCVLEKGSEVGAHILSGAVMDPRALNELIPDWKEKGAPLDVEVTEDRFLFLNETGAKSVPNWALPDNFKNHGNYVISLANVTRWLGQQAEALGVEIFPGFAAAEVLYNDDGSVKGVATGNLGIGKDGEPTENFQLGMELHAKYTLFCEGARGHLGRQLSDKFRLRDGADPQVYGIGIKELWEIDPAKHKPGLVIHTAGWPLDTQTYGGSFLYHIDNNQVMVGFVVGLGYSNPYLSPFEEFQRYKTHPEIRKFLEGGKRVSYGARAITAGGLLSLPKLVFPGGALVGDDAGFLNASRIKGSHAAIKTGMLAADAAFDAVQAGRQSDELAAYPESFKTSWLHTELYRARNFKQWMSKGLYLGTLMVGIEQKLMGGNVPWTLHHQHWDHEMLKPASQCKPIEYPKPDGKLTFDRLSSVFISNTNHEENQPAHLTLKDASVPVKVNLQTYAGPESRYCPAAVYEFVKNDDGSERLVINAQNCVHCKTCDIKDPTQNIVWVTPEGGGGPNYPNM; the protein is encoded by the coding sequence ATGACCCCCGCAAGTCTGATCGAGCAATACGGCCCGCGCGAGTCGATGGAATATGACGTCGTGATCGTCGGCGGCGGCCCGGCCGGCCTGTCCGCGGCCATTCGCCTGAAGCAGCGCGCCGCCGAAAAAGGCGTCGAAATCGGCGTCTGCGTGCTCGAAAAAGGCTCGGAAGTCGGGGCGCATATTCTCTCGGGCGCGGTGATGGATCCGCGCGCGCTGAACGAGCTGATTCCGGACTGGAAGGAAAAAGGCGCGCCGCTGGACGTCGAAGTGACGGAAGACCGCTTCCTGTTTCTGAACGAAACGGGCGCGAAATCGGTGCCGAACTGGGCGTTGCCCGACAACTTCAAGAATCACGGCAATTACGTGATCAGCCTTGCCAATGTCACGCGCTGGCTGGGCCAGCAGGCGGAAGCGCTGGGCGTCGAGATTTTCCCTGGTTTTGCCGCGGCTGAAGTGCTGTACAACGACGACGGCTCCGTCAAGGGCGTCGCGACGGGCAATCTCGGCATCGGCAAGGACGGCGAGCCGACCGAGAATTTCCAGCTCGGCATGGAACTGCACGCGAAGTACACGCTGTTCTGCGAAGGCGCGCGCGGGCATCTGGGCCGCCAGCTTTCCGACAAGTTCAGGCTGCGCGACGGCGCCGATCCGCAGGTCTACGGCATCGGCATCAAGGAACTGTGGGAAATCGATCCCGCGAAGCACAAGCCCGGTCTCGTGATCCACACGGCTGGCTGGCCGCTCGATACGCAGACTTACGGCGGCTCGTTCCTGTATCACATCGACAACAATCAGGTGATGGTCGGCTTCGTGGTCGGCCTGGGTTATTCGAATCCGTATCTGTCGCCGTTCGAGGAATTCCAGCGCTACAAGACGCATCCGGAAATCCGCAAATTCCTGGAAGGCGGCAAGCGCGTGTCGTATGGCGCACGTGCGATCACGGCGGGCGGCCTGCTGTCGCTGCCGAAGCTCGTATTCCCGGGTGGCGCGCTGGTCGGCGATGACGCGGGCTTTTTGAACGCGTCGCGGATCAAGGGCTCGCATGCGGCGATCAAGACGGGCATGCTCGCCGCCGACGCCGCGTTCGATGCCGTGCAGGCGGGCCGTCAGAGCGACGAACTCGCGGCTTACCCGGAGTCGTTCAAGACTTCGTGGCTGCACACCGAACTGTATCGCGCACGTAACTTCAAGCAGTGGATGAGCAAGGGCCTGTATCTCGGCACGCTGATGGTCGGCATCGAGCAGAAGCTGATGGGCGGCAACGTGCCCTGGACGCTGCATCACCAGCACTGGGATCACGAGATGCTGAAACCGGCGTCGCAGTGCAAGCCGATCGAGTACCCGAAGCCGGACGGCAAGCTGACGTTCGACCGTCTGTCGTCCGTGTTCATCTCGAACACGAATCACGAAGAAAATCAGCCCGCGCACCTGACGCTCAAGGACGCGAGCGTGCCCGTCAAGGTGAACCTGCAGACCTACGCAGGGCCGGAAAGCCGCTACTGCCCGGCCGCTGTCTACGAGTTCGTAAAGAACGACGACGGCAGCGAACGGCTTGTCATCAACGCGCAGAACTGCGTGCACTGCAAGACCTGCGATATCAAGGATCCGACGCAGAACATCGTGTGGGTGACGCCCGAAGGCGGCGGCGGTCCGAACTATCCGAACATGTGA
- a CDS encoding tetratricopeptide repeat protein, producing MNTSNLTPADPLEPLRARTSLPNAVAADWLALGNTLLEHANGDRGQLREAIDALVRAYRLDANCDPRLLHNVAQTAFILRDWPLVESSTALLLARDAGDANALVWRAAAVQERNDFAEAQRLLHEAARAAPGNHIVLHKLALSIKEQGRFGEAEALLRRVLEMTPNNAHALFDLSELEVRAGRYAQGWLDYEARVAFAHDANAAKAALAAISPNWRGESLAGKALVVYGEQGNGDCLWAVRFLPMLAERAQREGGRVVFGYAGPMQHLFERMLPAGITIETSLGTKPDYHCGLMSLPLRLGVNEPSIWGRPYLSADPARIEAWRARVAAAATGGNRKVGIVWNGNPGHIRDGRRSVDADEFARILDVPGVTFFAISPGREQTVGQWRTQNLDVVDLTPQFEAGFDDVAALLVNLDALLTIDSGPAHLAGALGVPTWLMLDHVSAWFWGEETERTPWYQTVDLFRQPSVGAWAPVLDQVRVRLEALAA from the coding sequence ATGAACACCAGCAATCTCACCCCGGCTGACCCGCTCGAGCCGCTGCGCGCGCGCACGTCCTTGCCAAACGCCGTCGCGGCCGACTGGCTTGCGCTCGGCAATACGCTGCTCGAACACGCGAACGGCGACAGGGGACAACTGCGCGAAGCCATCGACGCGCTTGTGCGCGCTTACCGGCTCGACGCGAATTGCGATCCCCGTTTGTTGCACAACGTCGCGCAGACGGCCTTCATTCTGCGCGACTGGCCGCTCGTCGAATCATCTACCGCGCTGTTGCTGGCGCGCGATGCCGGCGACGCGAACGCGCTCGTCTGGCGCGCGGCCGCCGTTCAGGAGCGCAACGATTTCGCCGAAGCACAGCGGCTGCTTCACGAAGCCGCGCGTGCCGCGCCGGGCAATCACATCGTGTTGCACAAGCTCGCGCTGTCCATCAAGGAGCAGGGCCGGTTCGGCGAAGCAGAAGCGCTGCTGCGCCGCGTGCTCGAGATGACGCCCAACAACGCGCACGCGCTATTCGATCTGTCGGAACTGGAAGTGCGTGCGGGGCGTTACGCACAAGGCTGGCTCGACTACGAAGCGCGTGTCGCCTTCGCGCACGATGCGAACGCCGCGAAGGCTGCGCTGGCGGCCATCAGTCCGAACTGGCGCGGCGAGTCGCTGGCGGGCAAGGCGCTCGTCGTGTATGGCGAGCAGGGCAACGGCGATTGTCTGTGGGCCGTGCGCTTTCTGCCCATGCTCGCCGAGCGCGCGCAACGCGAAGGCGGCCGCGTGGTTTTTGGTTACGCGGGGCCGATGCAGCATCTGTTCGAGCGCATGCTGCCCGCTGGCATCACGATCGAAACAAGCCTCGGCACGAAGCCCGACTATCACTGCGGCCTGATGAGTCTGCCGCTGCGGCTGGGCGTCAACGAGCCTTCTATCTGGGGGCGGCCTTATCTGAGCGCCGATCCGGCTCGCATCGAAGCATGGCGTGCGCGTGTCGCCGCCGCCGCGACCGGGGGAAACCGCAAGGTCGGCATCGTATGGAACGGCAATCCCGGTCACATCCGCGACGGGCGCCGCTCGGTCGACGCCGATGAGTTCGCGCGGATACTGGACGTGCCCGGTGTGACCTTTTTCGCGATCTCGCCTGGGCGCGAGCAGACAGTGGGGCAGTGGCGGACACAGAACCTGGATGTCGTCGACCTGACGCCGCAATTCGAAGCGGGTTTCGACGATGTGGCCGCGTTGCTCGTGAATCTCGATGCGCTGCTGACCATCGACAGCGGCCCGGCGCATCTGGCGGGCGCGCTCGGCGTGCCGACCTGGCTGATGCTCGATCACGTGTCTGCGTGGTTCTGGGGCGAGGAGACGGAGCGCACGCCGTGGTATCAGACGGTCGATCTGTTTCGTCAGCCGTCCGTCGGGGCATGGGCGCCCGTGCTCGATCAGGTTCGCGTGCGGCTGGAAGCGTTGGCCGCGTGA
- the aroC gene encoding chorismate synthase has translation MSGNTLGTLFTVTTFGESHGPAIGCVIDGCPPGMSLVEADIQLELDRRKPGTSRHVTQRQEEDKVEILSGVFEGKTTGAPIALLIRNTDQRSKDYGNIAETFRPGHADYTYWQKFGIRDYRGGGRSSARLTAPTVAAGAVAKKWLREKFGTEVRGYMAALGEIDVPFVDWQYVRENPFFVPNADIVPQLEDYMDALRKDGDSIGARINVVASGVPVGLGEPLFDRLDADIAHAMMGINAVKGVEIGAGFASVAQRGSVHGDELTPEGFVGNHAGGVLGGISTGQDITVSIAIKPTSSIRTPRRSIDKNGQPAIVETFGRHDPCVGIRATPIAEAMLALVLIDHALRHRAQCGDVVVSTPKIAASAP, from the coding sequence ATGTCCGGCAATACCCTCGGTACGCTCTTCACTGTCACGACCTTCGGCGAATCGCACGGCCCGGCCATCGGCTGTGTAATCGACGGCTGCCCGCCGGGCATGTCACTCGTCGAAGCCGACATCCAGCTCGAACTCGACCGCCGCAAGCCGGGCACGTCGCGCCACGTGACGCAGCGCCAGGAAGAGGACAAGGTTGAGATTCTCTCGGGCGTCTTCGAGGGCAAGACGACGGGTGCGCCCATCGCGCTGCTGATCCGCAACACGGACCAGCGCAGCAAGGACTACGGCAATATCGCCGAAACCTTCCGCCCCGGTCACGCCGACTACACCTATTGGCAGAAATTCGGCATTCGCGACTATCGCGGCGGCGGCCGTTCGTCTGCGCGCCTGACGGCGCCGACGGTGGCGGCCGGTGCGGTCGCGAAGAAATGGCTGCGCGAGAAGTTCGGCACCGAGGTGCGCGGCTACATGGCGGCGCTCGGCGAGATCGACGTGCCGTTCGTCGACTGGCAATACGTGCGCGAGAACCCATTCTTCGTGCCGAACGCCGACATCGTGCCGCAGCTCGAAGATTACATGGACGCCCTGCGCAAGGACGGCGATTCGATCGGCGCGCGCATCAACGTAGTCGCGTCGGGCGTGCCCGTCGGCCTTGGCGAGCCGCTGTTCGACCGCCTCGACGCCGACATCGCGCACGCGATGATGGGCATCAACGCAGTGAAGGGCGTCGAGATCGGTGCGGGCTTCGCGAGCGTCGCGCAGCGCGGCTCCGTGCATGGCGACGAACTCACGCCGGAAGGCTTCGTGGGCAATCACGCGGGCGGCGTGCTCGGCGGCATTTCGACAGGACAGGACATCACGGTCTCGATCGCGATCAAGCCGACGTCGAGCATTCGTACGCCGCGCCGCTCGATCGACAAGAACGGGCAGCCCGCCATTGTCGAAACGTTCGGCCGCCACGATCCGTGCGTCGGCATTCGCGCCACGCCGATCGCCGAGGCCATGCTCGCGCTGGTGCTGATCGACCATGCGCTGCGGCATCGCGCGCAATGCGGCGACGTGGTCGTCAGCACGCCGAAGATCGCCGCCAGCGCGCCGTAA
- a CDS encoding MFS transporter encodes MSDRPLSTAQRARRNAHEHGSQFRLLRERRFAPFFWTQFLGAMNDNVFKIGFTSLVTYQAARFSGVNANTAAFLISAIFILPFVLFSATSGQIADKYDKAMLTRFVKAFEIGVMLVGGAGFWLHNAVLLYLCTFLMGVHSTVFGPVKYAYLPQHLEKSELVGGNGMVEMGTFVAILLGTIMGGAAAGSDAHGAAILAFGCVAIAVIGRVASGFVPPSAPSQPELRINWNPISETWRNLKLARQNRTVFLSLLGISWLWFVGATFLSSFFRFAKDVLSANPDVVTVLLATFSIGIGTGSLMCERLSKKRIEIGLVPLGSIGISVFAIDLFFASHALPGAGHLLTVAEFMTLPAHWRVLADLFLLAMFGGFYSVPLYALIQSRSQPSHRARIIAANNILNSLFMIVSALMAVALTSAGVGIPGLFLVTALLNVVVAIYIYSLVPEFLLRFVAWLLVHTFYRIRLVHTERIPEEGAAVLVCNHVSYVDAIVIMAESPRPIRFVMDHRIFRTPVVGWLFRHAKAIPIAPAHEDAALLARAYETCAKALEDGDLVCIFPEGKLTKTGDMNPFRQGVTEILRRKPVPVVPIALRGLWGSFWSRSTDARFPRPIQKGVMSRLTLAVGDPLEPADATPERLQQIVTELRGARK; translated from the coding sequence ATGAGCGATCGTCCGTTGTCCACCGCCCAACGCGCCAGGCGCAACGCGCACGAGCATGGCTCGCAGTTTCGTCTGTTGCGCGAACGCCGCTTCGCGCCGTTTTTCTGGACCCAGTTCCTGGGCGCGATGAACGACAACGTCTTCAAGATCGGCTTCACGTCGCTTGTCACGTATCAGGCCGCGCGCTTCTCAGGCGTCAATGCGAACACCGCGGCCTTTCTGATTTCCGCGATCTTCATTCTGCCGTTTGTCCTGTTCTCGGCTACCTCCGGTCAGATCGCCGACAAGTACGACAAGGCGATGCTCACGCGCTTCGTGAAGGCCTTCGAGATCGGCGTGATGCTGGTAGGCGGCGCGGGCTTCTGGCTGCACAACGCAGTGCTGCTGTATCTGTGCACGTTCCTGATGGGCGTCCATTCGACGGTATTCGGTCCCGTCAAGTACGCGTATCTGCCGCAGCATCTGGAGAAGTCGGAACTGGTGGGCGGCAACGGCATGGTCGAGATGGGTACCTTCGTCGCGATTTTGCTCGGCACGATCATGGGCGGCGCGGCGGCGGGTTCCGATGCGCACGGCGCGGCCATTCTTGCCTTCGGCTGCGTGGCGATCGCCGTCATCGGGCGTGTGGCGTCGGGCTTCGTGCCGCCGTCGGCACCGTCTCAGCCCGAATTGCGCATCAACTGGAATCCGATCAGCGAAACCTGGCGCAATCTGAAACTCGCACGGCAAAACCGGACCGTCTTTCTCAGTCTGCTTGGTATTTCCTGGCTGTGGTTTGTCGGTGCGACATTTCTGTCGTCGTTCTTTCGCTTTGCGAAAGACGTGCTGTCCGCGAATCCCGACGTCGTCACCGTGTTGCTCGCGACGTTTTCGATCGGCATCGGCACGGGCTCGCTGATGTGCGAGCGGCTGTCGAAGAAGCGCATCGAGATCGGTCTCGTGCCGCTCGGCTCGATCGGCATCAGCGTGTTCGCCATCGACCTGTTCTTCGCGAGCCACGCGTTGCCGGGCGCCGGGCATCTGCTGACGGTGGCCGAATTCATGACGCTGCCCGCGCATTGGCGCGTGCTCGCCGATCTGTTTCTGCTGGCGATGTTCGGCGGCTTCTACAGCGTGCCGCTGTATGCGCTGATCCAGAGCCGCAGCCAGCCGAGCCATCGCGCGCGGATTATCGCGGCGAACAATATTCTCAACTCGCTGTTCATGATCGTGTCGGCGCTGATGGCCGTCGCGCTGACGTCGGCGGGTGTCGGCATTCCGGGGCTCTTTCTCGTGACGGCGCTGCTCAACGTGGTCGTCGCGATCTACATCTATTCGCTCGTGCCGGAGTTCCTGCTGCGCTTCGTTGCGTGGCTGCTCGTGCACACGTTCTACCGGATTCGCCTCGTTCACACGGAGCGCATTCCGGAAGAGGGCGCGGCCGTGCTGGTGTGCAATCACGTGAGCTATGTCGATGCCATCGTCATCATGGCCGAAAGCCCGCGGCCGATCCGCTTCGTGATGGATCACCGGATCTTCCGGACGCCTGTTGTCGGGTGGCTGTTCAGACACGCCAAGGCGATTCCGATTGCACCCGCGCACGAAGACGCCGCGTTGCTCGCGCGTGCCTATGAGACCTGCGCGAAAGCGCTCGAAGATGGCGATCTCGTCTGTATTTTTCCCGAAGGGAAGCTGACGAAAACGGGCGACATGAATCCGTTCCGCCAAGGCGTCACGGAGATCTTGCGGCGCAAGCCTGTGCCCGTCGTCCCGATCGCGTTGCGCGGCCTGTGGGGCAGCTTCTGGTCGCGCAGCACGGATGCGCGCTTCCCGCGGCCGATCCAGAAAGGCGTGATGAGCCGCCTGACGCTGGCTGTCGGCGATCCGCTCGAACCCGCCGACGCGACGCCCGAGCGCCTGCAGCAGATCGTGACGGAACTGCGCGGCGCGCGTAAGTAA
- a CDS encoding CBS domain-containing protein yields MRVSDILKVKGNTLFTVTPETPLNEAVITMAEHDIGSLVVMEYGDLVGMLTFREIILVLSRTGGSVGGSTIRKIMDDHPLTCTPETDVNEVRRMMLEHHVRYLPVMESRKLMGVISFYDVAKAVVEEQGFENRMLKAYIRDWPAEDEPQQEQPSR; encoded by the coding sequence ATGCGCGTCAGCGACATCCTCAAGGTCAAGGGCAACACGCTGTTTACGGTCACGCCCGAGACGCCGCTCAACGAAGCCGTCATCACCATGGCGGAACACGATATCGGCTCGCTCGTCGTGATGGAGTACGGCGACCTCGTCGGCATGCTGACGTTCCGCGAGATCATCCTGGTGCTGAGCCGCACTGGCGGCAGCGTCGGTGGCAGCACGATCCGCAAGATCATGGACGATCACCCGCTCACCTGCACGCCGGAAACGGATGTCAATGAAGTGCGCCGCATGATGCTCGAGCATCACGTTCGCTATCTGCCCGTCATGGAAAGCCGCAAGCTGATGGGCGTGATTTCCTTTTACGACGTCGCCAAGGCCGTTGTCGAGGAACAAGGCTTCGAAAACCGGATGCTGAAGGCCTACATCCGCGACTGGCCCGCCGAAGACGAGCCGCAGCAGGAGCAGCCGTCGCGCTGA
- a CDS encoding O-acetylhomoserine aminocarboxypropyltransferase, whose product MSANRFDTLALHAGAAPDPATGARATPIYQTTSFTFRDTDHAAALFNMERAGHVYSRISNPTVAVFEERVAALENGAGAIGTASGQAALHLAIATLMGAGSHIVASSALYGGSHNLLNYTLRRFGIETTFVKPGNVDAWRAALRPNTKLLFGETLGNPGLDVLDIATVAQIAHGHRVPLLVDSTFTTPYLLKPFDHGADFVYHSATKFLGGHGTTIGGVLVDGGTFDFEASGRFPEFTEPYEGFHGMVFAEESTVAPFLLRARREGLRDFGACLHPQAAWQLLQGIETLPLRMERHVANTRKVVEFLAAHAAVESVAYPELPTHPDHALAQRLLPRGAGAVFSFNLRGDRAAGRAFIEALSLFSHLANVGDARSLVIHPASTTHFRMDAAALAAAGIAEGTIRLSIGLEDPDDLIDDLKRALKAAQKSGERSAPQPAAPRKESA is encoded by the coding sequence ATGTCCGCCAACCGTTTCGACACGCTCGCGCTGCATGCGGGCGCCGCCCCCGACCCTGCAACGGGCGCGCGCGCGACGCCCATCTACCAGACCACCTCGTTCACGTTCCGCGACACCGACCACGCCGCCGCGCTCTTCAACATGGAGCGCGCCGGCCACGTCTATTCGCGCATCTCGAACCCGACGGTCGCCGTGTTCGAAGAGCGCGTTGCCGCGCTCGAAAACGGCGCCGGCGCGATCGGCACGGCAAGCGGCCAGGCCGCGCTGCATCTGGCGATCGCGACCTTGATGGGCGCGGGCTCGCATATCGTCGCGTCGAGCGCACTCTATGGCGGCTCGCACAATCTGCTCAACTACACGCTGCGCCGCTTCGGCATCGAGACGACGTTCGTCAAACCCGGCAACGTCGACGCGTGGCGCGCGGCGCTGCGCCCGAACACGAAGCTGCTGTTCGGCGAGACGCTCGGCAACCCCGGCCTGGACGTGCTCGACATCGCGACCGTCGCGCAGATTGCGCACGGGCACCGCGTGCCGCTGCTCGTCGATTCGACCTTCACCACGCCGTATCTGCTCAAGCCTTTCGATCACGGCGCCGACTTCGTGTACCACTCGGCGACCAAGTTCCTGGGCGGCCATGGCACGACGATAGGCGGCGTGCTCGTCGACGGCGGCACGTTCGACTTCGAGGCCTCCGGGCGCTTCCCCGAGTTCACCGAGCCCTACGAGGGCTTTCACGGCATGGTGTTCGCCGAGGAGAGCACCGTCGCGCCTTTCCTGCTGCGTGCGCGCCGCGAAGGGCTGCGCGACTTCGGCGCGTGCCTGCATCCGCAGGCCGCGTGGCAACTGCTTCAGGGCATCGAAACGCTGCCGCTGCGCATGGAACGCCATGTCGCGAATACACGCAAGGTGGTCGAATTCCTCGCCGCGCATGCCGCCGTCGAATCCGTCGCGTATCCCGAGCTGCCGACGCACCCGGACCATGCGCTCGCCCAACGCCTGCTGCCGCGCGGCGCGGGCGCCGTGTTCAGCTTCAACCTGCGCGGCGACCGCGCCGCCGGCCGCGCATTCATCGAAGCACTGTCGCTGTTCTCGCATCTCGCGAATGTCGGCGACGCGCGTTCGCTCGTCATCCATCCCGCATCGACGACGCATTTCCGCATGGACGCCGCCGCGCTCGCCGCAGCGGGCATCGCGGAAGGCACGATCCGGCTGTCGATCGGCCTCGAAGATCCCGACGATCTGATCGACGACCTCAAGCGCGCGCTCAAGGCCGCGCAAAAATCAGGCGAGCGTTCCGCGCCTCAACCCGCCGCCCCGCGCAAGGAGTCCGCATGA
- a CDS encoding alpha/beta fold hydrolase: MIVDVNGISAYVYTGGKAFDAALPTAVFIHGAENDHSVWALQTRYFAHHGFGVLAVDLPGHHRSAGPALTSIGAMADWLAALLDAVGVSRALVAGHSMGSLVALDFASRYPSRATHLALLGTAVPMAVSDTLLEAAREREPDAIAMVNAWSHSTLAAKPSCPAPGFWLQGMNARLMERVSATGEPRLFHTDFNACNAYTDGLARAAQVTCPTRLIVGKRDVMTPPRAAKALADALRAANVPVDTVMLDAGHALMSEQPDATLDALYALAKSRTSDRPPAEH, encoded by the coding sequence ATGATCGTCGACGTCAACGGCATTTCGGCCTACGTCTACACGGGCGGCAAGGCATTCGACGCCGCCTTGCCCACCGCCGTCTTCATTCATGGCGCGGAGAACGATCACAGCGTCTGGGCCCTGCAGACGCGCTACTTCGCGCACCACGGCTTCGGCGTACTGGCCGTCGATCTGCCCGGCCATCATCGCAGCGCCGGCCCCGCGCTGACGAGCATTGGCGCAATGGCCGACTGGCTCGCCGCCCTGCTCGACGCCGTAGGCGTGTCGCGCGCACTCGTCGCGGGGCACAGCATGGGCTCGCTCGTCGCGCTCGATTTCGCTTCACGCTATCCGTCGCGCGCGACGCATCTTGCGCTCCTCGGGACGGCCGTGCCGATGGCCGTCTCCGACACCCTGCTCGAGGCCGCCCGCGAACGCGAACCGGACGCGATCGCCATGGTCAACGCGTGGTCGCATTCGACCCTCGCCGCCAAGCCGTCCTGCCCCGCGCCGGGCTTCTGGCTGCAAGGCATGAACGCGCGCCTGATGGAGCGTGTTTCGGCGACGGGCGAGCCACGGCTTTTCCACACCGACTTCAACGCCTGCAACGCTTACACGGACGGGCTTGCGCGCGCCGCTCAAGTGACGTGCCCCACGCGTCTGATAGTCGGCAAACGCGACGTGATGACGCCGCCGCGCGCAGCCAAAGCGCTCGCCGATGCGCTGCGCGCGGCGAACGTGCCCGTCGATACCGTCATGCTCGACGCCGGCCACGCGCTGATGTCCGAGCAGCCCGACGCGACGCTCGATGCGCTCTATGCGTTGGCGAAGTCACGCACTTCCGACCGTCCACCAGCAGAACATTAA
- a CDS encoding Mpo1-like protein has translation MGHQTTHKTHDEHFANFAQFYPYYLTEHRNTVSRRLHFIGSLGVIGCAAMALATGDWLWLPAAVVCGYGFAWVGHFFFEKNRPATFRHPIYSLMGDWVMFKDICTGRISL, from the coding sequence ATGGGCCATCAGACCACGCACAAAACGCACGACGAACACTTCGCGAACTTCGCGCAGTTCTATCCGTACTATCTGACCGAGCATCGCAACACGGTGTCGCGGCGGCTGCATTTCATCGGATCGCTGGGTGTGATCGGCTGCGCCGCCATGGCGCTCGCGACGGGTGACTGGCTGTGGCTGCCCGCCGCCGTGGTGTGCGGCTACGGCTTCGCATGGGTCGGCCATTTCTTCTTCGAGAAGAACCGGCCCGCGACCTTCCGGCATCCCATCTACAGCCTGATGGGCGACTGGGTGATGTTCAAGGACATCTGCACCGGGCGGATTTCGCTATAG